A stretch of the Ammospiza nelsoni isolate bAmmNel1 unplaced genomic scaffold, bAmmNel1.pri scaffold_40, whole genome shotgun sequence genome encodes the following:
- the LOC132087168 gene encoding serine/threonine-protein kinase pim-1-like: protein MKQTACCATASPGEPHQRDLEETEGANYNPRKGLSEFAISSLLAAAGPEPPGPGAGGDAGPGAGEGRSGAVAGPGPSADSRVPPAGNAQEALQERYRLGSLLGRGGFGSVFAATRLSDGAPVAIKRVPRDRIRHWGELPDGTSAPLEIVLLAKVSTGCGGVIQLLEWLELPDSFLLVLERPERCQELSGFLAERGFLPEEEARELFRQVLEAVRHCTSCGGLHRDIKPENVLLNLASRQLKLIDFGCGAFLQDTAYTQFAGTQSYSPPEWIQHQRYHGEAATIWSLGLLLCHLVMGKHPFRRGQEIIRGRILFPRWLSQACQDVIKRCLSMQPSDRPSLEELFRHPWVKGVPLP from the exons ATGAAGCAGACGgcctgctgtgccactgccagccctggtgagCCT caccagagggacttagAAGAGACCGAGGGAGCCAACTACAACCCACgaaaaggactttctgaatttgccatctcttcactACT cgcggccgccggccccgagccgCCGGGGCCCGGGGCGGGTGGGGATGCTgggcccggggcgggtgaggggcgctcgggggccgttgctggccccgggccgagcgctgacagccgcgtcccgcccgcagggAATGCGCAGGAGGCCCTACAGGAGCGGTATCGGCTGGGATCGCTGCTGGGGCGCGGCGGCTTCGGCAGCGTCTTTGCGGCCACGCGGCTCTCGGACGGCGCCCCg GTGGCCATCAAACGCGTGCCGCGGGATCGCATCCGGCACTGGGGCGAGCTG CCCGACGGCACCAGCGCACCCCTGGAGATCGTGCTGCTGGCAAAGGTGTCCACTGGCTGTGGCGGTGTCATTCAGCTCCTGGAGTGGCTTGAGCTCCCCGACAGcttcctgctggtgctggagcgTCCTGAGCGGTGCCAGGAGCTCTCGGGTTTCCTTGCAGAGCGGGGGTTCCTGCCGGAGGAGGAGGCGCGGGAGCTGTTCCgccaggtgctggaggccgTGCGGCACTGCACCAGCTGCGGGGGCCTGCACCGGGACATTAAGCCCGAGAATgtcctgctcaacctggccaGCAGGCAGCTGAAACTGATCGACTTTGGCTGTGGCGCCTTCCTCCAAGACACAGCCTACACCCAATTTGCAG GAACCCAGTCCTACAGCCCACCAGAGTGGATCCAGCACCAACGCTACCACGGCGAGGCAGCCACGATCTGGTCCCTGGgcctcctgctgtgccacctgGTCATGGGGAAGCACCCGTTCCGGAGGGGCCAGGAGATCATCCGGGGGCGGATCTTGTTCCCACGATGGCTCTCTCAAG CGTGCCAAGATGTCATTAAGAGATGTTTGTCCATGCAGCCTTCGGACAGGCCATCCTTAGAAGAGCTTTTCCGTCATCCTTGGGTGAAGGGTGTTCCTTTGCCCTAG